A stretch of Streptococcus chenjunshii DNA encodes these proteins:
- a CDS encoding alpha/beta hydrolase family protein, whose translation MTKTKYLIIILIAAAVFLSVFYWLSYYGKRTGTNNGVTDEAISEQYQFTSRDISFESDGHTIYGRALIPQTNKPAVTVVFSHGFGGNHEQELTLQEYLASSGIAVYAFDFAGGSGYSPGQSEGEMTDMSVLTEVQNLEDALAVIRNQEFADSDNIFLLGASQGGVVSSITAAENPKMVKGLFLLYPAFSLFDDAHDRFESAEAIPETYNLMGLTVGSRYFTDIWDYDIYDKIGQYGGDVGIFHGTDDDLVPMSYAERAGDTFPHAVLTQLKGEGHGFSDSAQEKIAADIINAVNNNQ comes from the coding sequence ATGACAAAAACGAAGTATCTTATTATCATACTGATTGCAGCAGCTGTTTTTTTATCTGTTTTTTATTGGCTAAGTTATTATGGCAAGCGGACTGGAACAAATAACGGTGTAACTGATGAAGCAATATCAGAGCAATACCAGTTTACCAGTCGGGACATTTCTTTTGAAAGTGACGGTCATACTATTTATGGACGGGCCTTAATTCCCCAGACAAATAAGCCTGCTGTGACGGTCGTCTTCAGCCATGGTTTTGGCGGCAATCATGAACAGGAGCTGACTTTGCAGGAATATTTAGCCTCAAGCGGTATCGCTGTTTATGCTTTTGATTTTGCGGGCGGTTCAGGTTACTCTCCCGGCCAGAGTGAGGGAGAAATGACTGATATGTCTGTTTTGACAGAAGTACAAAATCTTGAAGACGCTCTGGCTGTTATTCGTAATCAGGAGTTTGCTGACAGCGATAATATTTTCTTGTTAGGAGCCAGTCAAGGAGGTGTTGTTTCCAGTATTACCGCAGCAGAAAATCCAAAAATGGTTAAAGGGTTATTTCTGCTTTATCCCGCTTTTTCACTCTTTGATGATGCTCATGACCGTTTTGAGTCCGCAGAAGCTATTCCTGAGACCTACAACTTAATGGGCTTGACAGTTGGAAGCCGCTATTTTACTGATATTTGGGACTATGATATCTATGACAAAATAGGTCAGTATGGTGGAGACGTTGGCATCTTCCACGGAACTGACGATGATTTAGTCCCTATGTCTTATGCAGAAAGAGCTGGCGATACTTTTCCTCATGCTGTTTTAACACAGCTTAAAGGAGAAGGACATGGTTTTTCAGATTCAGCACAAGAAAAAATAGCTGCAGATATAATAAATGCCGTCAATAATAATCAGTGA
- a CDS encoding cupin domain-containing protein yields MAKFEEIKDGLIFPVGDKNTAYSDVFTGQSYLQMLTQAPDDHFGVGNVTFEPGCRNNWHAHINGYQILLVTGGEGLYQEEGQPARLLKAGDVVLTQDGVKHWHGATKDAWFTHVAITAGQAEWFEAVNDQQYEEANQTAKS; encoded by the coding sequence ATGGCAAAATTTGAAGAGATTAAAGATGGTCTTATTTTTCCGGTTGGAGATAAAAACACTGCTTATTCAGATGTTTTTACAGGCCAGTCTTATCTGCAGATGCTGACACAGGCCCCAGACGATCATTTTGGTGTTGGCAATGTCACCTTTGAGCCTGGCTGCCGCAATAATTGGCATGCTCATATAAACGGCTACCAAATTCTTTTAGTGACAGGCGGTGAAGGGCTATATCAGGAAGAAGGACAGCCTGCAAGACTTTTGAAAGCAGGGGATGTTGTTTTGACTCAAGACGGTGTCAAACACTGGCATGGAGCCACAAAAGACGCTTGGTTTACCCATGTAGCCATCACTGCAGGTCAGGCAGAATGGTTTGAAGCAGTAAATGATCAGCAATACGAAGAAGCTAATCAAACAGCGAAATCATAA
- a CDS encoding DUF6287 domain-containing protein, which yields MARHRKKSDNSNTLRILFILGVVLLALGLIIFAVSAYINNRETSNTASSSTEQTLVSSSETNEDTAPSQTDLALDLEALANGDYNSAVGTWLSSNGNSLTFNAEGLESSDIQGTSDFTVTPYQQLDDNTYLATLTSADGSLVYDLYFIKAGSELPADYFAEGYTDTSDRDKDRLYITSDLVGGEDYADNVLYRQ from the coding sequence ATGGCACGCCATCGTAAAAAATCAGATAACAGCAATACTTTGAGGATACTATTTATTCTGGGAGTGGTTCTGCTTGCCTTAGGGCTTATCATTTTTGCTGTTTCAGCTTATATTAATAATAGAGAAACTAGCAATACCGCCTCCAGTTCAACTGAACAGACACTGGTCAGTTCATCGGAAACAAACGAAGATACGGCTCCATCTCAAACGGATTTAGCTTTAGATTTGGAAGCTTTGGCTAATGGGGATTATAACAGTGCTGTTGGTACTTGGCTGAGCAGCAACGGCAACAGTTTAACCTTTAATGCTGAAGGGCTGGAAAGCAGTGACATTCAGGGGACATCGGATTTCACAGTCACTCCTTATCAGCAGCTGGATGACAATACCTATTTAGCTACTCTGACTTCGGCAGACGGCAGTCTTGTCTATGATCTTTATTTTATCAAAGCAGGATCTGAACTGCCGGCAGACTATTTTGCTGAAGGGTATACGGATACCTCAGATCGGGACAAAGACCGCCTTTATATCACCAGTGATTTGGTCGGCGGTGAGGACTATGCAGACAATGTCCTTTATCGGCAGTAA
- a CDS encoding prolyl oligopeptidase family serine peptidase → MKKILQVMGILVLGVLVFWAGSQVQARGRSDRAGKNSITVVQTKIVLDSYEFGPGVSKIVLETDKPLSEAVLNSETAVATAGIARQINDAYLSDAQGNRLDRYTKSSHVALELAVDYNTEDPAQSASPFIFDLSTYRNYWVDSYVVKVNGLGLKRSGSGKLQLVNSEQEAIENRLTPSADRFSDRGTSSLPYAAYQPESAAAGEKKPLIVWLHGIGEAGTDLNFPLLSNKVAALTQEEIQSQFTSSGSGEQTGAYVLVPQAPTAWNEQYGEALIETIDAYLANNPDIDSDRIYLAGASNGGAMTLEMGIHYPDYFAALVPIAAPYSYQTAPDNDDSPYSLDEETLSALKDQPMWLIHSQADTTIPASESALPFYKAMIDAGFENKWISYYESAIGTDLPGQVYNGHWAWIYFFNNQVTGVQSRENVASMSGLTGLVATDPTRGGASKATVSGIEYNNIFTWLNAQEK, encoded by the coding sequence ATGAAAAAGATTTTACAGGTAATGGGGATTTTGGTACTGGGAGTGCTTGTTTTTTGGGCCGGCAGTCAGGTTCAGGCTCGGGGCAGGTCTGACCGGGCAGGAAAGAACAGTATTACGGTTGTGCAGACAAAAATTGTTTTGGACAGTTATGAGTTTGGACCGGGTGTTTCTAAGATTGTACTGGAAACCGATAAGCCTTTAAGTGAAGCTGTACTGAATTCGGAAACTGCAGTAGCCACAGCAGGAATTGCCAGACAAATCAATGACGCTTATTTATCGGATGCTCAAGGCAACCGTTTAGACAGATATACTAAAAGCAGCCATGTTGCTTTAGAATTAGCGGTTGATTATAATACGGAAGACCCAGCTCAAAGTGCTTCTCCCTTCATTTTTGATTTATCAACTTACCGCAATTATTGGGTAGACAGCTATGTGGTGAAAGTCAACGGACTCGGACTGAAAAGAAGCGGCTCTGGGAAGCTTCAATTGGTTAACTCTGAACAGGAAGCAATTGAAAACCGTCTAACTCCCTCAGCCGATCGTTTTTCAGATAGAGGAACCAGCAGTCTGCCGTATGCAGCCTATCAGCCTGAATCTGCTGCAGCCGGTGAGAAAAAACCGTTGATTGTCTGGCTGCACGGTATTGGTGAAGCAGGAACCGATTTAAACTTTCCTCTTTTGTCAAATAAGGTGGCTGCTTTGACACAAGAGGAGATTCAAAGTCAGTTCACTTCCAGCGGAAGCGGGGAACAAACAGGTGCTTATGTTTTAGTCCCTCAGGCACCAACAGCTTGGAATGAGCAATACGGTGAAGCTCTGATTGAGACAATTGATGCTTATCTGGCAAATAATCCAGATATAGACAGCGACCGCATCTATTTGGCTGGTGCTTCCAATGGCGGAGCGATGACCTTAGAAATGGGGATACATTATCCGGATTATTTCGCTGCTTTGGTACCAATTGCTGCCCCCTATTCCTATCAGACAGCTCCTGATAATGATGACAGCCCTTACAGTTTGGATGAAGAAACGCTATCAGCTTTGAAAGACCAGCCAATGTGGCTGATTCATTCCCAGGCAGATACTACCATTCCGGCATCTGAAAGTGCTCTGCCTTTTTATAAAGCTATGATTGATGCTGGATTTGAGAATAAATGGATCTCTTATTATGAAAGTGCTATAGGTACCGACCTGCCCGGACAAGTTTACAATGGACACTGGGCTTGGATTTATTTCTTTAACAATCAAGTAACAGGTGTGCAAAGCCGGGAAAATGTCGCTTCTATGTCTGGTCTAACCGGTCTCGTTGCGACTGATCCTACCAGAGGAGGCGCCAGCAAAGCAACTGTCAGCGGTATTGAGTACAACAATATCTTTACTTGGCTGAATGCTCAGGAGAAATAA
- a CDS encoding Pr6Pr family membrane protein gives MSKTQFFRFLAAGCGIWGVSIQLHQGGSGMLLYYTVLSNILTFSFMLYLVYYEAKQGPVNRNPALLRFKGGVTMAIAITFMIYHFLLAPRVSPEDYWNIRNFLVHYIAPFCLIFDTLFFDRKNSYKWQDPFYWTVIPLLYFAFAIFNGLVLQLPVPGSKDSPFPYFFINIRQYGWETVARNTLFIAMAYIFCCYILVLLKKGIGKTVTNKG, from the coding sequence ATGTCAAAAACACAATTTTTTCGTTTTCTTGCTGCCGGCTGCGGCATTTGGGGAGTCAGCATTCAGCTTCACCAGGGTGGATCCGGCATGCTCCTTTACTATACAGTGCTTTCAAATATCCTTACTTTTTCTTTTATGCTCTATCTTGTTTACTATGAGGCTAAGCAGGGACCCGTCAACCGCAATCCTGCTCTGCTGCGCTTTAAAGGCGGAGTAACTATGGCCATAGCTATAACGTTTATGATCTATCATTTTCTCTTAGCTCCTCGTGTCAGTCCTGAGGATTACTGGAATATCCGTAATTTTCTGGTTCATTATATCGCTCCTTTCTGTTTGATTTTTGATACGCTTTTTTTCGACCGCAAAAATAGCTATAAATGGCAGGACCCTTTTTATTGGACCGTCATTCCGCTCCTATACTTTGCTTTTGCTATTTTTAATGGTTTGGTACTGCAGCTGCCCGTTCCAGGAAGCAAAGACAGTCCTTTCCCTTATTTCTTTATCAACATTAGGCAGTACGGCTGGGAAACTGTCGCAAGAAATACCTTGTTTATCGCAATGGCTTATATTTTCTGCTGCTATATTTTAGTTCTGCTCAAAAAAGGAATAGGAAAAACTGTTACAAATAAAGGTTAA
- a CDS encoding GNAT family N-acetyltransferase, producing MTIRRAQKTDIPALEKLLLQILLVHHQARPDLFTAKGGKYSRDELEGLIADEKRPVFVYEDKEGHVLGHLFTVIQEAKAPAVPHKTLFIDDLCVDEKARGQKIGSELYQFALKYAREIGCYNLTLNVWNDNLGALRFYEHQGLRAQETRLEQIL from the coding sequence ATGACAATCAGACGTGCACAGAAAACAGATATTCCTGCTCTCGAAAAGCTTTTACTGCAAATTCTTTTAGTTCATCATCAGGCCAGACCGGATTTATTTACGGCTAAAGGCGGAAAATACAGCAGGGATGAGCTGGAGGGATTGATAGCTGATGAGAAGCGGCCTGTTTTTGTTTATGAGGATAAAGAAGGACATGTTTTGGGCCATCTGTTTACAGTCATACAGGAAGCAAAAGCACCGGCAGTGCCTCATAAAACACTTTTTATTGATGATTTGTGTGTGGATGAAAAGGCGCGCGGCCAGAAAATTGGTTCCGAGCTTTATCAGTTTGCTCTGAAATACGCTCGAGAAATAGGCTGTTATAATTTGACTCTCAATGTTTGGAATGACAATCTCGGTGCTTTGCGCTTTTACGAGCACCAAGGTTTAAGGGCGCAGGAAACGCGTCTGGAGCAGATTCTTTAG
- a CDS encoding DUF4097 family beta strand repeat-containing protein — MKRWKKVILIVGLCLSFSGLIFVQIGYKAGGFQSLIENNTKEERFALQEKELHSFTELEADFDTLDISIKESDTKQAYLSYYNIKDHSPLKISNRDGRLRLTENRKVTSPYKNRFRLVSIRDLIFWLQQKLTDQPNDPYQVILYLPRGSKLDKASLKMNSGDTKLARLSVKTLSLEAKNGDVSISGSTFKNGKMTIRNGDFKTAHSQFQNGTVLISNGDSKLSTVSMDSCAFESTNGDIKIEEATVTDSQFSLKEGDIKAKKISFKGINTISNQNGDSKIELASYNLFVTAQSQNGDSTVSGKALTHYKSDNRLTLSNINGDIKVR, encoded by the coding sequence ATGAAAAGATGGAAAAAAGTTATCCTGATTGTAGGACTCTGCCTATCTTTTTCAGGTCTAATATTCGTCCAAATCGGTTATAAAGCTGGCGGTTTTCAGTCATTAATTGAGAATAACACCAAAGAAGAACGGTTTGCTTTGCAAGAGAAAGAACTGCACTCTTTCACAGAGCTGGAAGCTGACTTCGATACACTGGATATCAGCATCAAAGAAAGCGATACTAAACAGGCTTATCTCAGCTACTATAATATTAAAGATCACTCTCCCCTGAAGATCAGTAACCGTGATGGCCGGCTCCGCTTGACAGAAAACAGAAAAGTGACCTCTCCTTACAAAAACAGATTCCGTCTGGTATCCATTAGAGATCTCATCTTCTGGCTGCAGCAAAAGCTAACAGATCAGCCAAATGACCCCTATCAAGTCATTCTCTACCTACCTAGAGGAAGCAAACTGGATAAGGCTTCACTGAAAATGAATAGCGGGGATACCAAACTGGCAAGACTATCGGTAAAAACTCTTAGTCTGGAAGCCAAAAACGGTGATGTTTCAATATCAGGGAGCACTTTTAAAAATGGAAAAATGACAATCCGCAACGGAGACTTTAAAACCGCTCACAGCCAATTCCAAAACGGAACTGTTCTGATTTCTAATGGCGACAGCAAACTGAGTACTGTCTCTATGGACAGCTGTGCATTTGAAAGTACAAATGGTGATATTAAAATAGAGGAAGCCACCGTAACAGACAGCCAATTCAGCTTAAAAGAAGGCGATATTAAAGCAAAAAAAATCAGCTTTAAAGGAATTAATACTATCAGTAATCAAAATGGTGATAGTAAAATTGAGCTGGCTTCTTACAATTTATTCGTAACCGCTCAGTCGCAAAATGGAGACTCTACAGTCAGCGGGAAGGCGCTAACTCATTACAAAAGCGATAACCGTCTGACACTATCCAACATCAACGGCGATATTAAAGTGAGGTGA
- a CDS encoding CPBP family intramembrane glutamic endopeptidase, with product MTQTPFQNRLLTPLIRACLVTLTALLPICAVALPLFLNNLPPILYSLYEILVCLAYIAYTWFFTRIIDRRPWSVLELKLDKNALKGFLAALLLTIVIVLLGSWLSIIFFHDRFSGTARFGLPELWHSFALSFLLQGFPEEMVWRGYLVQTLQKKPMPTLFISSTLFALDHIVHIIPFFGGNPYDSEGYLTIFYAFCLGILAFLMKFLFHTTWAAVAVHGGMHMTLQLLTAVIPGFYETKTMMLLTACLMLVVSAFIIYYQRQRLVSWEKLQPKQLSLDN from the coding sequence ATGACACAGACACCATTTCAAAACAGGTTGCTGACACCTCTCATCAGAGCTTGTCTAGTGACCCTCACAGCTTTGCTGCCTATTTGTGCAGTCGCCCTGCCTCTTTTCCTAAACAATCTTCCTCCAATCCTTTATAGCCTTTATGAAATCTTAGTTTGTTTAGCCTATATAGCTTATACCTGGTTTTTTACACGAATAATTGACCGACGCCCTTGGTCAGTTTTGGAATTGAAGCTTGATAAAAATGCCTTAAAGGGGTTTTTGGCCGCTTTATTATTAACAATTGTGATTGTCCTTTTAGGAAGCTGGCTGTCTATTATCTTCTTCCACGACCGCTTTTCCGGTACAGCCCGCTTTGGTCTGCCTGAACTCTGGCATAGCTTTGCACTGTCCTTTTTGCTGCAGGGATTCCCGGAAGAAATGGTTTGGCGCGGCTATCTGGTTCAGACTTTGCAAAAAAAGCCAATGCCAACCTTATTCATATCAAGCACCCTCTTTGCATTAGACCATATTGTTCATATTATTCCTTTCTTTGGCGGCAATCCCTACGACAGTGAAGGCTATCTCACTATTTTTTATGCTTTTTGTCTCGGAATTTTAGCCTTCCTAATGAAATTCCTTTTTCATACCACTTGGGCTGCTGTAGCTGTTCATGGCGGTATGCATATGACTTTGCAACTCCTGACAGCAGTTATCCCTGGCTTTTATGAAACAAAAACCATGATGCTCCTTACTGCTTGTTTAATGCTAGTCGTATCAGCCTTTATAATCTATTACCAGCGTCAAAGATTAGTATCATGGGAAAAACTCCAGCCAAAACAACTATCGCTTGATAACTGA
- a CDS encoding carboxymuconolactone decarboxylase family protein, translating into MAEKQTAGHDLLGAFAPKFAELNDEVLFGEVWSREEELSPKLRSIVTVSALVSGGNLEQLEHHLQRAKANGVTKDEIAEILTHLAFYTGWPKAWSAFNRAKEIWTD; encoded by the coding sequence ATGGCAGAGAAACAAACAGCAGGTCATGATCTTTTGGGAGCTTTTGCTCCTAAATTTGCAGAACTTAATGATGAGGTGCTTTTTGGGGAAGTTTGGTCCCGTGAAGAGGAACTGTCCCCTAAACTGCGGTCTATTGTAACCGTATCAGCTTTGGTCAGCGGCGGTAATCTGGAGCAGCTGGAGCATCACCTTCAGAGAGCTAAGGCTAATGGTGTTACAAAGGATGAAATAGCAGAAATTCTTACTCATCTGGCTTTTTATACCGGCTGGCCTAAAGCTTGGTCTGCTTTTAATCGTGCTAAAGAAATTTGGACAGATTAG
- a CDS encoding DUF1700 domain-containing protein produces MTRKDYLEQLEKYLSKLPQQDFAEAMEYFTEYFDEAGPENEAQVISELGSPKEAANELLYRLLDEKINQDSRNMKHRTNLIWIAVLAILASPIAFPLLITFIVLIFTAVILIFSLLLAGVSVAVAFFIAGIDLVIEAFMSSIASDFAGALVELGLGGLFLGLPLLLFLLILQISKWCSQLIVSSVRKVAAKGRRKS; encoded by the coding sequence ATGACACGTAAGGACTATTTGGAACAACTGGAAAAGTATCTGAGCAAACTGCCCCAGCAGGATTTTGCAGAAGCTATGGAATATTTCACCGAATATTTTGACGAGGCTGGACCCGAAAACGAGGCACAGGTCATTTCAGAACTAGGCAGTCCTAAAGAAGCGGCCAATGAGCTGCTTTATCGGCTTTTGGATGAGAAAATAAATCAAGATTCTCGAAACATGAAACATCGCACTAATCTTATCTGGATTGCTGTCTTAGCCATTTTGGCAAGTCCTATAGCTTTTCCTTTACTCATCACTTTCATTGTCTTGATTTTTACAGCGGTTATTCTGATTTTTAGTCTGCTCCTGGCAGGAGTGAGTGTTGCTGTTGCCTTTTTTATCGCCGGTATAGATTTAGTCATTGAGGCTTTTATGAGCAGTATCGCATCCGATTTTGCCGGTGCGTTGGTAGAATTAGGATTAGGCGGACTTTTTCTGGGACTGCCGCTTCTGTTATTTCTGCTGATACTGCAAATTAGCAAATGGTGCAGCCAGTTGATAGTGTCTTCAGTCCGAAAAGTGGCTGCCAAAGGAAGGAGAAAATCATGA
- a CDS encoding Mbeg1-like protein, whose protein sequence is MATILTYLQQNKDTSFTDLPLNELDILIINEIGYLDFSKFLTDRFDLKGEIKLYHLWEDYQKRQKNQAVSYDFLLTKERIELFRLMLSGKRFVDLCLEFYVNDISAEFEKQFSAMVFKLPQMDYKQLVFRGTDDSMIGWKEDFKLTYMREIPAHRSAIVYLTEILNELSGPVIISGHSKGGNLAVYASTYVKAELQKKIAAVYMFDAPGLQASVLQSQGYQAIREKVHVLRPQEAIVGVMLDIDAEVKIIASSSFGIGQHKTTNWQADLARDCLLPAKEGPTDLSVNLEKTFKKWTGELSSQELKRLFDTLFDTIITSGISSLNDLSLDTASGRKLANAVASFRSIDSSKKVLLLKSARLFFLAFVGHTRLAAWEKPRLPLPDFLQHTEKD, encoded by the coding sequence ATGGCAACTATTTTAACTTATTTGCAGCAAAATAAAGACACCTCTTTTACAGATTTGCCTTTAAATGAGCTGGACATTCTTATTATAAATGAAATTGGCTATTTAGATTTTAGCAAATTCTTGACAGACAGATTTGATTTAAAGGGAGAAATAAAACTTTATCATTTGTGGGAAGACTATCAGAAGAGGCAGAAAAATCAGGCCGTTTCTTATGACTTTCTTTTAACCAAGGAACGGATTGAACTGTTTAGGCTGATGCTTTCCGGTAAACGCTTTGTTGATTTATGCCTTGAGTTCTATGTCAATGATATCAGCGCTGAATTTGAAAAACAGTTTTCTGCCATGGTTTTTAAATTGCCGCAAATGGATTACAAACAGCTGGTTTTTCGCGGGACCGATGACAGCATGATTGGCTGGAAAGAAGACTTTAAATTAACCTATATGCGGGAAATACCGGCTCATCGCTCCGCCATTGTCTATTTGACAGAAATTTTAAATGAACTAAGCGGTCCGGTTATCATATCGGGCCATTCTAAAGGCGGCAATTTGGCTGTTTATGCCAGCACTTATGTCAAAGCAGAGCTGCAGAAGAAGATTGCAGCAGTCTATATGTTTGATGCTCCCGGACTGCAGGCCAGCGTTTTACAGTCTCAAGGGTATCAGGCGATTCGTGAGAAAGTCCATGTTTTGCGTCCGCAAGAAGCCATTGTCGGTGTGATGCTGGACATTGATGCTGAGGTGAAAATCATTGCCTCGTCTTCTTTTGGTATTGGGCAGCATAAGACCACTAACTGGCAGGCTGATTTGGCAAGAGACTGTTTACTTCCGGCAAAAGAGGGGCCGACAGACCTGAGCGTGAATTTGGAGAAGACCTTTAAAAAATGGACAGGAGAGCTAAGCAGTCAAGAATTAAAACGTTTATTTGATACCCTTTTTGATACCATTATCACCAGCGGGATCAGCAGTTTAAATGACTTGAGTCTTGATACAGCTTCCGGCCGGAAGCTGGCTAATGCTGTTGCGTCTTTTCGTTCTATTGACAGCAGCAAAAAGGTTCTTTTATTAAAATCTGCCCGCCTCTTTTTCTTGGCTTTTGTCGGCCATACACGTTTGGCAGCTTGGGAAAAACCGCGTTTGCCTCTGCCTGATTTTTTACAGCATACCGAAAAAGATTAG
- a CDS encoding CPBP family intramembrane glutamic endopeptidase has protein sequence MAAKEQSFFSKHIIVSTFFIILSMLTAGLLAGAAYLLPFIKENDSLAAGLSALFYLSFSLIFAKLLAHYCFRSTLNDFRIRLTVPKIRWLIIGFLLPVFVLGSLYLLGGKLSLNSLSWGTLAMGSLAAPIVEEIFFRGFLMTLFEIKYSRTIAVLVPSLIFALLHLLNGSLDFLMTGQLIIAGLSFSALLSYSVYETNSITDSVLIHAFWNFFTLLFTFSNSSFLFGGRYGIDISPVAVLAYVLALLIIYLFRTSDKKKA, from the coding sequence ATGGCAGCAAAAGAACAGTCTTTTTTCAGCAAGCATATCATTGTCAGCACATTTTTCATTATCCTTAGCATGCTGACTGCAGGCCTATTAGCTGGAGCTGCTTATCTTTTGCCTTTTATTAAAGAAAATGACAGTCTGGCTGCGGGCTTGTCAGCTCTCTTTTACCTCAGTTTTTCCCTCATTTTTGCCAAATTGCTGGCTCATTACTGCTTCCGTTCAACTCTTAACGATTTTCGGATCCGTTTAACAGTTCCTAAAATCAGGTGGCTGATTATCGGCTTCCTTCTGCCTGTATTCGTCCTCGGCAGTCTGTATTTACTGGGCGGCAAACTCAGCTTAAACAGTCTGTCTTGGGGCACTCTCGCTATGGGCAGTCTGGCAGCTCCTATTGTTGAGGAAATTTTTTTCAGAGGATTTTTGATGACACTCTTTGAAATCAAATATTCCAGAACCATAGCTGTTTTAGTTCCCTCGTTGATTTTTGCCCTGCTTCACCTCTTGAACGGTTCGCTTGATTTTTTAATGACCGGGCAGCTGATCATTGCAGGCCTTTCCTTCAGTGCACTCCTTTCTTATAGTGTTTACGAGACCAATTCGATTACTGACAGCGTCCTGATTCATGCCTTTTGGAATTTCTTTACCCTGCTTTTCACTTTCAGCAATTCTTCTTTCTTATTTGGCGGCCGATACGGCATTGACATTTCTCCGGTTGCTGTCCTCGCTTATGTGTTAGCCCTTTTGATAATTTATCTGTTTAGAACGTCAGACAAAAAGAAAGCTTAA
- a CDS encoding CPBP family intramembrane glutamic endopeptidase yields the protein MGATILYLVPNYLVLLPYQSQKLFPQFSPAVPFTLLCLIYLAYTWFFTRIIDRRPWSVLELKLDKNALQGFMLSLLLTAFLVILGAGVSVLIFHDYFFSNTLTLPNLWQSFALSFLLQGFPEEIVYRGYMVQTLERKPLPTLLISSSLFALMHIVHIIPFLGGSIEGLFNIFYAFCFGMLACLLKFLFHTTWAAVAVHGGLHMTREILSMLGLPLTPSIFGLVNGLLMLLIAVFLLYRYRNRLTSWEALQSLSNS from the coding sequence TTGGGAGCCACTATTTTATATTTAGTCCCAAATTATCTGGTTCTGCTTCCCTACCAGAGCCAGAAATTGTTTCCTCAATTTAGCCCAGCTGTTCCTTTTACCCTGCTTTGCCTGATTTATTTGGCTTATACCTGGTTTTTCACTCGGATTATTGACCGCCGCCCTTGGTCTGTCTTAGAATTAAAGCTTGATAAAAATGCTCTACAGGGATTTATGCTATCGCTCCTGCTGACAGCTTTTTTGGTTATTCTCGGTGCAGGGGTGTCCGTTCTGATTTTTCACGATTACTTTTTCAGCAATACATTGACCCTTCCTAATCTTTGGCAGAGTTTCGCTCTTTCTTTTCTGCTTCAGGGGTTCCCAGAAGAAATCGTCTACCGTGGTTATATGGTTCAGACCTTGGAGCGGAAGCCGCTGCCAACTTTGCTGATATCGAGCAGTCTTTTTGCCTTAATGCATATTGTCCATATCATTCCCTTTTTGGGCGGCAGCATCGAAGGATTGTTTAATATCTTTTATGCTTTTTGCTTTGGTATGCTGGCCTGTCTGCTGAAATTCCTTTTTCATACCACTTGGGCTGCTGTGGCTGTTCACGGCGGACTGCACATGACCAGAGAAATTTTATCTATGTTAGGACTGCCTCTGACTCCCAGTATATTTGGTCTTGTCAACGGACTGCTCATGCTGTTAATCGCTGTTTTTCTCCTTTATCGCTACAGAAACAGGCTGACTAGCTGGGAAGCTCTGCAATCTCTCTCAAACAGCTGA
- a CDS encoding PadR family transcriptional regulator yields the protein MYFPISSILIEYLVLSIIEKQDSYGYEISQTIKIAANIKESTLYPILKKLEKAGFLTTYSQRYQGRNRKYYAITAKGKAQTAYLKQEWQEYKAVLDGIIEGRIRK from the coding sequence ATGTATTTTCCCATATCATCTATTTTAATTGAGTACTTGGTGCTTTCTATTATTGAAAAGCAGGATTCCTACGGCTATGAAATCAGTCAGACAATCAAAATTGCTGCGAATATCAAGGAATCTACTCTTTATCCTATTTTAAAGAAATTAGAAAAGGCGGGATTCTTAACCACCTATTCTCAGCGATATCAGGGTCGCAACCGAAAGTATTATGCGATTACCGCAAAAGGGAAGGCACAAACGGCTTATCTTAAGCAGGAATGGCAGGAATATAAGGCTGTACTGGACGGTATTATTGAAGGGAGGATTAGGAAATGA